The DNA sequence tgtgatgtcataatgcctgacctctgacccgctcccgctctgctctgctctgctcagctGCTGCGGGGCGGGCACGGCCGCGGACACGGAGATGACCACGCAGATCATCTCCTCCAACCTGGAGCTGCACTCGCTGTCCACCGGTCGGCTGCCGCGCGTGGCCACCGCCAACCGCATGCTCAAGCAGATGCTCTTCAGGTGGGCGGCGCCGCCGGCGCATGCcgagtctggccagggaccccctacagtccctccagggaccccctacagtCCCTTCAAGGACCCCCTAGAGGTTCCGCGGGCCCCTCGCTGATCTCAGCGTGATCTCTGATCTCTACCCCACAGGTACCAGGGGTACATCGGTGCGGCTCTGGTCCTGGGGGGCGTGGACTGCCTGGGCCCCCACCTCTACAGCATCTACCCCCACGGCTCAACTGACAAGCTGCCCTATGTCACCATGggtgagtgccccccccccccccgatgtgCTTCTGTAAAAGCCTGTAATCTCTTGTTCTGATCTATCAAAAGCTGTTCTAGCCTGTAGCATTCTGTAACAAACTGTCACTGCCTGAAAGATGTGCATATAATTATCAGGCAAACCTATTCCCTTATTAAAATTCAAGTAGGCAGCACGCTGCCTGAGAAGAgatgagctgtgattggttcacCTTACCATCTGCCTGATGGGCACAGTAAATCAAATGTAGTTACACAACAATCAGTGTTGTTGAGAGGTACTGAGGGAGAAAagagctctctttctcttgcttccCACCAGAGGGTGCTGTTGTGCAAGCACTCTGTTCTTTCTGCGTTAAAATGTGTTCGtttcaaattcagtttattttaaccAAATTCTGTTACTGGAGTTCTGGATGCTGTTTACAGCTGTGGGGTGTTGTTtgcttgtctttgtgttttaaaataggaaaaaaaatcttgtatgtttgtgtggtgACTGTGTGGTTAATTTGTGAGTAAACGTGTGCTTGAAGATGTGCATAACCACAGGGTTAATTTGAGTAACCACATTGTTGATGTTGTTTGTAATCTGTGGTTAATTTCTGCATAACCGTGTGGTTAATTTGAGTGACCGTGTGCCTGATGATGACCGTGTGCTTGGTGCTTGTATTCTCTCCTAGGCTCCGGGTCTCTTGCTGCCATGGCAGTGTTTGAGGACAGATACAAGCCGGACATGGAGGTGAGCAAAGAAAATCCTCACATTCGTCATCATACGCTCATCTGTAATACCTGTTAGAGGTGTTCATTAACCTCAGGGTCCACAGAATCCTGTAATACGCAGTGGGTGTGGCGGAGCACCTCCTGCTGTaactctaccctctctcccacATGCAGATGTTGACATAAGGCACAGAATATCCATGCTCTGGTTCAAACTTTTATGAAAGTAATATAGTTTAttcatgtctctctctttcactgtctctctctctctctcctcctgtctttCTTTGTCTCGCTCTCCTTCTTctcgtcctcttcctctctctctcaggaggaaGATGCTAAGCAGTTGGTGAGAGACGCCATCGCGGCCGGTATCTTTAATGACCTGGGCTCTGGCAGCAACATCGACCTGTGTGTGATCACTAAGGGCAAGGTGGACTACCTGCGCCCCTTCGACGAGGCCAACAAGAAGGGAGTCAGGTGAGACCtttaccacccccacccctacactCCCACAACCCCAAACCCTGCCCCCACTGAAGCCCTGTCTCTGGAACATGCAGGTGAGCTGCAGTGCAtgaaatgtcttcttttttccaATTCTTGCATTTGCATCCGTACTGATCAAGTAATTAAattcaagttttttgttttttcttttacaatcAAAATTACACTCCTCACCAGTCCTTTATTATTTGACCTGGTGTGTTTATTCCTTTATTCACCTGTctgtccattcattcattcattcatttatgacTTACTCATTCATTGCTATTGAGGCATGTTGTGTGCATGTTAGTTTTTGAGTATCTGGAGTGGGCATGTGTGCTAACACAGCCTGTTCTGTCTGAAGATTGACT is a window from the Anguilla anguilla isolate fAngAng1 chromosome 14, fAngAng1.pri, whole genome shotgun sequence genome containing:
- the psmb7 gene encoding proteasome subunit beta type-7 isoform X1 is translated as MATLSECQAQFGGFSFDYCKRNALLEAEITKLGCSVPAARKTGTTICGVVYKDGVILGADTRATEGMVVADKNCSKIHYISPNIYCCGAGTAADTEMTTQIISSNLELHSLSTGRLPRVATANRMLKQMLFRYQGYIGAALVLGGVDCLGPHLYSIYPHGSTDKLPYVTMGSGSLAAMAVFEDRYKPDMEEEDAKQLVRDAIAAGIFNDLGSGSNIDLCVITKGKVDYLRPFDEANKKGVRLTALEPSAEAGSYRYKHGTTGVLTKAVTHLHLELVEETIQTMDTS
- the psmb7 gene encoding proteasome subunit beta type-7 isoform X2; translation: MATLSECQAQFGGFSFDYCKRNALLEAEITKLGCSVPAARKTGTTICGVVYKDGVILGADTRATEGMVVADKNCSKIHYISPNIYCCGAGTAADTEMTTQIISSNLELHSLSTGRLPRVATANRMLKQMLFRYQGYIGAALVLGGVDCLGPHLYSIYPHGSTDKLPYVTMGSGSLAAMAVFEDRYKPDMEEEDAKQLVRDAIAAGIFNDLGSGSNIDLCVITKGKVDYLRPFDEANKKGVRAGSYRYKHGTTGVLTKAVTHLHLELVEETIQTMDTS